One genomic segment of Nonomuraea coxensis DSM 45129 includes these proteins:
- the infB gene encoding translation initiation factor IF-2 → MAKVRVYELAKEFGVESKVVMAKLQEMGEFVRSASSTIEAPVVRRLTEALGASKGGPSRGGGQPSNRPQPPRAAHRPAEGQAGNGSGQAPMPAPPRPGPRPGPRPGPQSGPQAPQGPQGPQGPQGPQAGGQPRPPVPMPHQQPQAARGEASPAPQARFESGAPARPTPGPRPGPAPRPGPGPKPGPRPAQQGGGGAQAPRPGAPGGGGPRPGPKPGPRGPRPGNNPFSSNASGMGQAPRPQRPGGGQRDGGPGPRGDRRDGPPRDGAMPRPPQGRGGDRPTPGPRPGPPPGGPRPGPGAGGAGGPRPGGPRPNPMMMPQGRPSGPGAGRPGGGPGGGGGRPGGGGGGRPGGGGGRPGGGGFAGRPGGGGAGPRTGTGGPGGGGGGFGGRPGGGGRGRGGGTAGAFGRPGGRPARGRKSKRQRRQEFDNMSAPSIGGVQVARGNGATIRLPRGASLSDFADRIGANPASLVQIMLHLGEMVTATQSVNEETLQLLGAELDYDIQVVSPEEEDRELLEAFDIEFGEDEGDEADLAARPPVVTVMGHVDHGKTKLLDAIRNTNVVAREAGGITQHIGAYQVAAEHEGEERKITFIDTPGHEAFTAMRARGAKSTDIAVLVVAADDGVKPQTIEALNHAQAADVPVVVAVNKIDKEGADPNKVRAQLTEYGLVAEEYGGSTLFVDISAKNGTGIENLLEAILLTADAELDLRANPTMDAQGIAIEAHLDKGRGPVATVLVQRGTLRVGDSIVCGEAFGRVRAMLDDTGEPVDEATPSRPVLVMGLTAVPSAGDNFIVVTDDRMARQIAQQRAARKRSAEMAKSSRRRTLEELFSDLEKGRVDELKLIIKGDVSGSVEALEDALLKIDVGDEVRLRVLHRAVGAITEYDVNLAVADDNAVIIGFNVRPEPRARDLAEREGVDIRYYSVIYQAIEEIEAALKGMLKPEFEEVQMGTAEVREVFKVPKIGNIAGALVRSGLIVRNSKARVIRDGVVIADNLTVSSLRRFKDDATEVREGFECGIGVGYNDIRIDDVIETFEMREKPRV, encoded by the coding sequence GTGGCGAAGGTCCGGGTATACGAGCTCGCTAAGGAGTTCGGCGTCGAGAGCAAGGTCGTCATGGCCAAGCTCCAGGAGATGGGGGAGTTCGTCCGTTCGGCGTCCTCCACCATCGAGGCGCCGGTGGTCCGCAGGCTCACCGAAGCTCTGGGCGCATCGAAGGGTGGGCCCTCCAGAGGCGGCGGACAGCCGTCCAACAGGCCGCAGCCGCCAAGGGCTGCGCACCGGCCGGCGGAAGGCCAGGCCGGCAATGGCAGCGGGCAGGCTCCGATGCCTGCTCCTCCGCGTCCGGGCCCCCGGCCCGGTCCGCGTCCGGGCCCGCAGAGCGGGCCCCAGGCCCCGCAGGGTCCTCAAGGTCCGCAGGGCCCGCAGGGTCCGCAGGCAGGCGGGCAGCCCCGTCCGCCGGTTCCCATGCCTCACCAGCAGCCGCAGGCCGCGCGCGGTGAGGCGTCCCCGGCTCCGCAGGCGCGCTTCGAGAGCGGCGCTCCCGCCCGGCCGACCCCGGGTCCGCGTCCCGGCCCCGCCCCGCGTCCCGGTCCCGGCCCCAAGCCGGGTCCGCGTCCCGCCCAGCAGGGCGGCGGCGGCGCTCAGGCGCCGCGTCCCGGCGCGCCAGGCGGCGGCGGCCCGCGTCCCGGTCCCAAGCCGGGCCCGCGCGGCCCGCGTCCGGGAAACAACCCGTTCTCGTCCAACGCCAGCGGCATGGGCCAGGCGCCCCGGCCGCAGCGTCCCGGCGGCGGCCAGCGTGACGGCGGCCCCGGTCCGCGCGGCGACCGCCGCGACGGCCCGCCGCGCGACGGCGCGATGCCGCGTCCGCCGCAGGGTCGCGGCGGCGACCGGCCCACTCCCGGCCCGCGTCCCGGCCCGCCCCCCGGCGGTCCGCGTCCGGGTCCCGGCGCCGGTGGCGCCGGTGGTCCGCGTCCCGGTGGTCCGCGTCCCAACCCGATGATGATGCCGCAGGGCCGTCCTTCCGGTCCCGGCGCGGGCCGTCCTGGCGGTGGCCCGGGTGGCGGCGGCGGTCGTCCCGGCGGTGGCGGCGGTGGCCGTCCCGGTGGTGGCGGCGGTCGTCCCGGTGGCGGCGGCTTCGCCGGCCGTCCGGGTGGCGGCGGCGCGGGTCCGCGCACCGGCACCGGTGGTCCCGGCGGCGGCGGCGGTGGCTTCGGCGGCCGTCCCGGCGGCGGTGGCCGTGGCCGTGGCGGCGGCACCGCGGGCGCCTTCGGCCGTCCCGGGGGCCGTCCGGCCCGCGGGCGCAAGTCGAAGCGGCAGAGGCGCCAGGAGTTCGACAACATGTCGGCGCCGTCGATCGGCGGCGTGCAGGTCGCGCGCGGCAACGGCGCGACGATCCGCCTCCCGCGCGGCGCGTCGCTGTCCGACTTCGCCGACCGCATCGGCGCCAACCCCGCCTCGCTCGTGCAGATCATGCTGCACCTCGGCGAGATGGTGACCGCCACGCAGTCGGTCAACGAGGAGACGCTGCAACTGCTCGGCGCCGAGCTCGACTACGACATCCAGGTCGTCAGCCCGGAGGAGGAGGACCGCGAGCTTCTCGAGGCCTTCGACATCGAGTTCGGCGAGGACGAGGGCGACGAGGCCGACCTCGCCGCGCGTCCGCCGGTCGTGACCGTCATGGGTCACGTCGACCACGGTAAGACCAAGCTGCTCGACGCCATCCGCAACACGAACGTGGTGGCGCGCGAGGCGGGTGGCATCACCCAGCACATCGGCGCTTACCAGGTCGCCGCCGAGCACGAGGGCGAAGAGCGCAAGATCACCTTCATCGACACCCCGGGTCACGAGGCGTTCACCGCCATGCGTGCCCGAGGCGCGAAGTCGACCGACATCGCGGTGCTGGTGGTCGCGGCCGACGACGGCGTCAAGCCGCAGACGATCGAGGCGCTCAACCACGCCCAGGCGGCCGACGTGCCGGTCGTGGTCGCGGTCAACAAGATCGACAAGGAGGGGGCCGACCCCAACAAGGTGCGGGCCCAGCTCACCGAATACGGCCTGGTCGCCGAGGAATACGGCGGCAGCACGCTGTTCGTCGACATCTCGGCGAAGAACGGCACCGGCATCGAGAACCTCCTCGAGGCGATCCTGCTGACCGCCGACGCCGAGCTCGACCTGCGGGCCAACCCGACGATGGACGCCCAGGGCATCGCCATCGAGGCGCACCTCGACAAGGGCCGCGGCCCGGTCGCGACCGTCCTGGTCCAGCGCGGCACGCTGCGCGTCGGCGACTCCATCGTCTGTGGCGAGGCCTTCGGCCGCGTCCGGGCGATGCTCGACGACACCGGCGAGCCGGTCGACGAGGCCACGCCGTCGCGTCCCGTCCTCGTGATGGGTCTGACGGCCGTGCCGAGCGCCGGTGACAACTTCATCGTCGTCACCGACGACCGGATGGCCCGGCAGATCGCCCAGCAGCGCGCGGCGCGCAAGCGCAGCGCCGAGATGGCGAAGTCGAGCCGTCGCCGCACCCTCGAGGAGCTGTTCAGCGACCTTGAGAAGGGCCGCGTCGACGAGCTCAAGCTCATCATCAAGGGTGACGTGTCCGGTTCGGTGGAAGCCCTGGAAGACGCCCTGCTCAAGATCGACGTCGGCGACGAGGTCAGGCTCCGTGTCCTGCACCGCGCGGTCGGCGCGATCACCGAGTACGACGTCAACCTGGCGGTCGCCGACGACAACGCGGTCATCATCGGCTTCAACGTGCGGCCCGAGCCGCGGGCGCGCGACCTGGCCGAGCGCGAGGGCGTCGACATCCGCTACTACTCGGTCATCTACCAGGCGATCGAGGAGATCGAGGCGGCCCTCAAGGGCATGCTCAAGCCCGAGTTCGAAGAGGTCCAGATGGGCACCGCCGAAGTCCGCGAGGTCTTCAAGGTGCCGAAGATCGGCAACATCGCCGGTGCTCTGGTCCGCTCCGGTCTGATCGTCCGCAACAGCAAGGCCAGGGTGATCCGCGATGGCGTCGTCATCGCCGACAACCTGACCGTCTCGTCCCTGCGTCGCTTCAAGGATGACGCGACCGAGGTCCGTGAGGGCTTCGAGTGCGGCATCGGTGTCGGCTACAACGACATCAGGATCGACGACGTGATCGAGACGTTCGAGATGCGGGAGAAGCCGCGCGTGTGA